From Vigna radiata var. radiata cultivar VC1973A unplaced genomic scaffold, Vradiata_ver6 scaffold_443, whole genome shotgun sequence, a single genomic window includes:
- the LOC106754583 gene encoding pathogenesis-related protein PR-4, whose translation MGKSGVAIVLLLCLIVAATAQQCGRQAGGSTCSGNLCCSQYGWCGNTAEYCSPSENCQSNCWGGGGGGGGGEGGANNVRATYHYYQPELHGWDLNAVSAYCSTWDAGKSYAWRSKYGWTAFCGPVGPTGRDSCGKCLRVTNTGTGAQTTVRIVDQCSNGGLDLDVGVFNRLDTDGQGYQRGHLIVKYVFVDCGDNLNLVLDSPE comes from the exons ATGGGAAAAAGTGGAGTAGCCATTGTGTTATTGTTGTGTTTGATTGTGGCAGCCACCGCGCAACAATGCGGTCGGCAAGCCGGCGGGAGTACATGCTCCGGCAACCTATGCTGCAGCCAATACGGGTGGTGCGGCAACACCGCTGAATACTGTTCACCCTCCGAGAACTGCCAGAGCAACTGCTGgggtggaggtggaggtggaggtggaggtgaAGGAGGGGCGAATAATGTCCGGGCCACATATCATTACTACCAACCAGAGTTACACGGGTGGGACCTAAACGCCGTCAGTGCTTATTGCTCTACTTGGGATGCCGGAAAATCTTACGCTTGGCGCAGCAAATATGGGTGGACAGCTTTCTGTGGCCCAGTTGGACCTACTGGCAGAGACTCCTGTGGAAAGTGCCTGCGG GTGACGAACACCGGGACGGGAGCGCAGACAACGGTGAGGATTGTTGATCAATGCAGCAATGGAGGGTTGGATTTGGACGTGGGAGTATTCAATCGTTTGGACACGGATGGACAAGGGTACCAACGTGGACATCTGATCGTTAAATATGTGTTTGTTGATTGTGGGGACAACCTCAACCTCGTACTCGATAGTCCTGAGTGA
- the LOC106754587 gene encoding auxin-responsive protein IAA16 gives MTAAMEVERDKYKMIDFEETELRLGLPLSSNDGESTLIRNTSGGGSFTGKRGFSDTSSGSVDLKLNLSSTSNNVSASSSSDMAKENNASAAANITAPPSPPPVKDPAKPPAKAQVVGWPPVRSFRKNIVNNVQKGNSSIKEGVKGGTNNSSSGNTGAAFVKVSMDGAPYLRKVDLKVYKSYQELSDSLAKMFSSFTIDKCGSQGMKDFMNETKLIDFLNGSDYVPTYEDKDGDWMLVGDVPWEMFVESCKRLRIMKGSEAIGLAPRAVEKCRNRS, from the exons atGACTGCTGCCATGGAGGTAGAGCGTGACAAGTACAAGATGATCGATTTCGAAGAAACCGAGTTGCGACTCGGGTTGCCGCTGAGTTCAAACGACGGCGAGTCCACGCTCATCAGAAACACTTCCGGTGGTGGTTCCTTTACCGGGAAGAGAGGTTTTTCCGATACAAGCAGCGGTAGCGTGGATTTGAAGCTTAACCTTTCCTCAACCTCAAACAATGTCTCCGCCTCTTCCTCTTCTGACATGGCCAAAGAGAACAACGCTTCTGCAGCTGCTAACATCACCGCACCTCCTTCTCCTCCTCCTGTCAAGGACCCAGCAAAGCCACCTGCAAA GGCACAAGTGGTAGGTTGGCCTCCTGTGAGATCATTCAGAAAGAACATCGTGAACAATGTTCAAAAGGGTAACAGCAGCATCAAAGAGGGGGTAAAAGGTGGCACAAATAACAGCAGCAGTGGGAACACAGGAGCAGCTTTTGTTAAGGTGAGCATGGACGGTGCTCCTTATCTACGTAAGGTAGATTTGAAGGTGTACAAGAGCTACCAAGAGCTGTCGGATTCCCTTGCAAAAATGTTCAGTTCATTCACCATCGACAAGTGTGGATCCCAAGGCATGAAAGACTTCATGAACGAGACCAAATTGATTGATTTTCTCAACGGCTCTGATTACGTTCCCACCTATGAAGACAAAGATGGAGACTGGATGCTCGTCGGTGACGTACCCTGGGA AATGTTCGTGGAATCCTGCAAGCGTCTGCGTATAATGAAAGGATCTGAGGCGATCGGGCTAG CACCGAGAGCAGTGGAAAAGTGCAGGAACAGAAGCTAG